AGGCGCAGGTCGCCGGTGTTCGGATCCAGCTTCGCGCGGATGTCGTTTTCCGCGCCATAGCGGCTGCGGGCGGATTTCTGGATCGCTTCTTCCATCGCTTCGATCACGATGGACTTGTCGATCATCTTTTCCGACGCAACGGAATTCGCAATCGCAAGCAGCTCTGCCTTGTTGGCGGAAATGGCACTGGCCATCAGTCGTTACTCTCTTCTTCGGTTTCGACGATTTCGTCTGCGCCGCTGGTGTCCAGCGGCCGGGTGGCGGCGATGAGCGCGTCGGTCAGGACGAGCTTCGCCGAATGAATGCTTTGCCGCGGAACGTCCACACGTCCCGCCTTCTTATCCTCTATCGACACGGTGTCGCCGTCGATGCCGACCAGCGGGCCGCGCAGGTTCCTCTGTCCGTTCCAAGCCTTGTCCATGCTGATCTTGGCTTCGTGCCCCACCCAGTCGGCGAAATCCTTCGCGCGGGTCAGCGGGCGGTCGATGCCGGGGCTGGAAACTTCGAGGTGATAGGCGCCTTCGATCGGGTCGCGCCCGGCCTCTTCCAGCTCGTCCATCCGGGCGGAGATACGGCGCGACAGTTCGGCGCATTGCTCGATGACCAGCTGGCCCGTCGCCGGGTCCTCCGCCATCACCTGCAGCGCCTGCCCGCCGTCGCCGGCTTCGGACGGCATCATCTTCACGCGCACGAGGTCGAAACCCAGCGCTTTCGCTTCGGGTTCGATAATCTCGGTCAGGCGCTCGATATCTGCCATTCGGCCTCCGTTCAGTCGGTCCTTGCCAATCCGGTTTGGGGCCAAACCGGTTTCGGGCCGGCCCCTCGCGGCGCCAGCATCTCAACCTTGTATCGACAATGTCGGGATGCGGTTCATGTAGGCAGGTAGGAGATGGAAAGCAAGATGCGCATTTCGATCGCCACGATGGTTTTCGCCGCACTGATCGCAGGCTGCGACAGCGGAGCGCAGGAACCGCAGGTCGTGGCTCAGGATGTGCTCCCGCCTCCGGCCGAGCTGCCACCTGGCGCAGGTCCGCCGCTGGAACGCGAGCAGGAAAAGGAAGGAGCCGCGGCAGAGAAACGCCAGCTGGCCGAAGCGACCCGCGATGGCGAATTGCTGCCTTTCGACCAGCGGGTCGATCGCTTTCCCGAACGCGGGAGCTGGACGCAGCGGCTCGTCCCCAACGATGTGCCGGCTGAAGAAAGCGGCTGCACTTTCACCGAGAAACCGAGCAGCGAGCGGCCCGCGAATCTCGTCGTGCAGGCGCAAAGCGGCAACATGGACTTGCTCGCCGATGGTTTCGTGCTGGCGCACGACCATGCGATCGGTTTCGTCGAGGCGGGTTTTCTGGCGGACAAGCCGGTGATCGCGGTGCGCAGGAACATGCCCGACCTGTGGATCGCGCCCAAGCCGCCAATCCGCAATGTCATCCTGCGGATCGGCGCGGAGGAATTCCGCTGCATCCGCTCGACCGGTTCGGGCGGCTGATATGAAGAGGGCGGAGGTGGCGCCAGATGGTTCCGCAAGCCGTTAATTCGTCAGGGCTGACTGTCCGGCGGGCGTAACGGGTGCGCGGCAGGCCTGGGCCCACGGATTGGCCTTGCAGGCACGGCCCTGCTCCCGCTCCACCCGCTCACGCTCGGCCGGATCGAATTTTCGCGCGACGGCGGAGATGCCTTCAGCCTTGCTGTTTCCCCACGAGTGGTAGGGCTGCGTCATCGCGTAGAAGACGAACGCGACGATCCCGAACAGCGCCCAGCGGGCAATCCTGTCAGTGACCGGAAAGTCGTCGTCGGCCTTTCGCCGATTCTCGTAGTGGTAGCGCGGCCCAAGGCCCCAGTAGGGCGCAAAAGCATCGGTCGCGCGCTTCCAGATGGTGCCGAACGGCATGGGTGTGAGCCTATTCGGCAGCCCACGGGTTGTTGGCGCAGCGCTGGTGTTCCGCCTCGGCGGCCTGACGGGCCTCGACACGCGCGCTGATGAGATCGCTCGAGACGAAGGTAAATGCGACGCAGGAAGCCCCGGCCAGCGTCAGGAGGAGGACTGAAAGGGTCCGCCAGATCGGGAAACCGCGGTCGTCGCCGGCGCCCTCGTAATGGTAGATCTTCGTGGTGCCCTTGAAGAGATCGAGTTCCTCTCGGCTGCGGCCTGCCGGGTCGCCGCGCAAGGTTTCCTTGATGAAATACTTGAGGTCCAACGTCCTAGGGTCCGGACTCATTAGAGCCACCATGTGACGAATGCTGCGATGGCGATGGTGGCCATGAATGTCTTGATGTTGCGGTCGAAGCGAGTGGCGACGCGGCGCCAGTCCTTGAAGCGGC
This sequence is a window from Alteriqipengyuania flavescens. Protein-coding genes within it:
- the rimP gene encoding ribosome maturation protein RimP, translated to MADIERLTEIIEPEAKALGFDLVRVKMMPSEAGDGGQALQVMAEDPATGQLVIEQCAELSRRISARMDELEEAGRDPIEGAYHLEVSSPGIDRPLTRAKDFADWVGHEAKISMDKAWNGQRNLRGPLVGIDGDTVSIEDKKAGRVDVPRQSIHSAKLVLTDALIAATRPLDTSGADEIVETEEESND